One Streptomyces lincolnensis genomic region harbors:
- a CDS encoding response regulator transcription factor codes for MYGSGARTKPALARGAGQRLLLLVGEPGIAELLSTTLELAGYRTTLVGAGSEALERLAEQRFDLVVVDAALPDMVSLGRERPVVAHRPPVLVLTEYDSLDELVPELGLGERDYVTKPFRVAEVLARVQVLLRGAHPGRPRDGALGYRDLVLDDTRCEARRGTRVLDLTPAEYRLLRHLLVNAHRVLSKEQIGRYVWGDHRGDNAIEQLVSRLRRKVDHDAPGLIHTRRGFGYWLGLAEAER; via the coding sequence ATGTACGGCAGTGGCGCCCGAACGAAACCGGCACTCGCCCGGGGGGCCGGTCAACGCCTCCTGCTCCTCGTCGGGGAGCCGGGCATCGCCGAACTCCTCTCCACCACCCTGGAGTTGGCGGGATACCGCACCACGCTGGTCGGCGCCGGAAGTGAGGCCCTTGAGCGCCTCGCGGAACAGCGGTTCGACCTGGTGGTCGTCGACGCGGCGCTGCCGGACATGGTGAGCCTGGGCAGGGAACGGCCCGTCGTGGCCCATCGCCCCCCGGTGCTCGTTCTCACCGAGTACGACTCCCTGGACGAACTCGTGCCCGAACTGGGCCTGGGGGAGCGGGACTACGTCACCAAGCCCTTCCGGGTGGCCGAGGTGCTGGCCCGGGTGCAGGTCCTGCTGCGGGGCGCGCACCCCGGACGTCCGCGCGACGGCGCACTCGGCTACCGCGACCTGGTCCTGGACGACACCCGGTGCGAGGCCCGCCGCGGCACCCGGGTCCTGGACCTGACACCCGCCGAGTACCGGCTGCTGCGCCACCTCCTCGTCAACGCGCACCGGGTGCTCTCCAAGGAGCAGATCGGCCGCTACGTCTGGGGCGACCACCGCGGCGACAACGCCATCGAGCAGCTCGTCTCCCGGCTGCGGCGCAAGGTGGACCATGACGCGCCCGGTCTGATTCACACTCGCCGAGGATTCGGCTACTGGCTCGGGCTCGCCGAAGCCGAGCGCTGA
- a CDS encoding TetR/AcrR family transcriptional regulator, giving the protein MAGRTARAEQVGATRELILTAAERLFAERGVYTVSNRQVSEAAGQGNNAAVGYHFGTKTDLVRAIIRKRAARIEEIRARLLAATGDSTDVRDWVDCLVRPVPEHLGALGSPTWYARFCAQVMTDPALRQVMAEEALSSPSLRQIVDGLRRSLPELPDEVRVERGDMARHLIVHVCAERERALAENTPTPRSNWADTATGLVDAVIGMWLAPVTPTPLTAPPGN; this is encoded by the coding sequence ATGGCCGGCAGGACGGCACGTGCGGAACAGGTCGGCGCGACACGGGAGCTGATCCTGACCGCGGCGGAGCGGCTGTTCGCCGAGCGCGGCGTGTACACGGTCTCCAACCGCCAGGTCAGCGAGGCCGCCGGACAGGGCAACAACGCGGCGGTCGGCTACCACTTCGGCACCAAGACCGACCTGGTCCGCGCGATCATCCGCAAGCGCGCGGCACGCATCGAGGAGATCCGCGCGCGGCTCCTCGCCGCCACCGGCGACTCCACCGACGTACGCGACTGGGTGGACTGCCTGGTGCGCCCGGTTCCCGAACATCTCGGGGCGCTGGGCAGCCCCACCTGGTACGCGCGGTTCTGCGCGCAGGTGATGACCGATCCGGCGCTGCGGCAGGTCATGGCCGAGGAGGCGCTCTCCTCCCCGTCCCTGCGGCAGATCGTCGACGGTCTGCGGCGGTCTCTGCCCGAACTCCCCGACGAGGTGCGCGTCGAGCGCGGCGACATGGCACGTCATCTGATCGTGCACGTGTGCGCCGAGCGGGAACGCGCGCTCGCCGAGAACACCCCCACCCCCCGCTCCAACTGGGCCGACACGGCCACCGGACTGGTGGACGCCGTCATCGGCATGTGGCTGGCGCCGGTCACCCCGACGCCCCTGACCGCACCCCCGGGAAATTAG
- a CDS encoding MFS transporter: protein MSDAPAAPADSGGAAPPRPNAVVAVLAFAGIVVALMQTLVIPIVPELPRLLAAPASDTAWAVTATLLAAAVATPVVGRLGDMFGKRRMLLISVVMLVAGSVVCALSDTLVPMIVGRLLQGLASGVIPLGISIMRDELPAERLAGSTALMSASLGVGGALGLPTAALIADHFDWHVLFWASAAMGVIAFALVVAFVPESRVRTGGRFDGVGALGMAVGLVCLLLAVSKGADWGWSSGTTLGLFAAAVVVLLAWGVFELRTAQPLVDLRTTARRQVLVTNLASVAMGFSMFAMSLVLPQLLQLPEQTGYGLGRSMLTAGLVMAPSGLVMMATAPLSAAVSRAKGPKVTLMIGAVIVACGYGLGLVLMSQVWQLTLISCVIGAGIGFTYGSMPALIMAAVPANETAAANSLNTLMRSIGTSMASALAGVVLSQMTISLGGYALPSENGFRTVMAIGAGAALLACAIASFIPRQRTSVEAAEAPASGEPAVAK from the coding sequence ATGTCCGACGCCCCTGCCGCACCCGCCGACAGCGGCGGTGCCGCGCCGCCGAGGCCGAACGCCGTGGTAGCGGTGCTGGCCTTCGCCGGAATCGTCGTGGCGCTGATGCAGACCCTGGTCATCCCGATCGTGCCGGAGCTGCCGCGTCTGCTCGCCGCCCCGGCCTCCGACACCGCCTGGGCGGTCACCGCGACCCTGCTGGCGGCGGCGGTGGCCACCCCGGTGGTGGGACGTCTCGGCGACATGTTCGGCAAGCGCCGCATGCTGTTGATCAGTGTCGTGATGCTGGTGGCCGGCTCGGTGGTGTGCGCGCTCAGCGACACCCTGGTCCCGATGATCGTCGGCCGGCTGCTCCAGGGGCTCGCCTCGGGTGTGATCCCGCTGGGCATCAGCATCATGCGCGACGAGCTGCCCGCCGAGCGGCTGGCCGGTTCGACCGCGCTGATGAGTGCCTCCCTGGGGGTCGGCGGCGCGCTCGGGCTGCCCACGGCCGCGTTGATCGCCGATCACTTCGACTGGCACGTGCTGTTCTGGGCCTCCGCCGCCATGGGGGTGATCGCCTTCGCGCTCGTCGTGGCCTTCGTACCGGAGTCCCGGGTGCGCACCGGGGGCCGGTTCGACGGGGTGGGCGCCCTCGGCATGGCGGTCGGGCTGGTCTGTCTGCTGCTGGCCGTCTCCAAGGGCGCCGACTGGGGCTGGAGCAGCGGCACCACGCTCGGCCTGTTCGCCGCCGCCGTGGTCGTCCTGCTGGCCTGGGGCGTCTTCGAACTGCGCACCGCGCAGCCGCTGGTGGACCTGCGCACCACGGCCCGACGTCAGGTCCTGGTCACCAACCTGGCCTCGGTGGCGATGGGCTTCTCCATGTTCGCGATGTCCCTGGTCCTGCCGCAGCTGCTCCAGCTGCCCGAGCAGACCGGCTACGGCCTGGGCAGGTCCATGCTGACGGCCGGCCTGGTGATGGCACCCTCCGGTCTGGTGATGATGGCCACCGCCCCGCTCTCCGCGGCCGTGTCCAGGGCCAAGGGCCCCAAGGTGACCCTGATGATCGGTGCGGTGATCGTGGCCTGCGGCTACGGCCTCGGCCTCGTACTGATGTCGCAGGTGTGGCAGCTGACGCTGATCTCCTGCGTGATCGGCGCCGGCATCGGCTTCACCTACGGTTCGATGCCCGCCCTGATCATGGCCGCCGTGCCGGCGAACGAGACGGCGGCGGCCAACAGCCTCAACACCCTGATGCGGTCCATCGGCACGTCGATGGCCAGCGCCCTCGCCGGGGTCGTCCTGTCGCAGATGACCATCAGCCTGGGTGGCTACGCCCTGCCCTCCGAGAACGGTTTCAGGACCGTCATGGCCATCGGCGCCGGGGCCGCGCTGCTCGCCTGCGCCATCGCCTCCTTCATCCCCCGGCAGCGGACCTCCGTCGAGGCCGCCGAGGCTCCCGCGTCCGGGGAACCGGCCGTCGCGAAGTAG
- a CDS encoding response regulator encodes MPIRVLLADDQALLRATFRILLDSCDDMEVVAEATDGAEAVDLARLHRPDLVLMDIRMPGTDGLTATSVICSDPDLSSTRVLILTTFEIDEYVAQALRSGASGFLGKDVTADALLAGIRTVAAGDSLLSPGATRTLITRFLAAPGLGTRLAASEDLAALTTREREVMTWVAEGHSNDEIAEKLFVSPLTVRTHVHRAMTKLGARDRAQLVVMAYQTGLAQALPPGTA; translated from the coding sequence ATGCCCATCCGCGTGCTGCTCGCCGACGACCAGGCCCTGCTGCGGGCCACCTTCCGGATCCTGCTCGACTCCTGCGACGACATGGAGGTGGTCGCCGAGGCCACCGACGGCGCGGAGGCCGTCGACCTGGCGCGGCTGCACCGTCCCGATCTCGTCCTCATGGACATCCGGATGCCGGGGACGGACGGTCTGACCGCCACGTCGGTGATCTGCTCGGACCCGGACCTGTCGAGCACCCGCGTGCTGATCCTGACCACGTTCGAGATCGACGAGTACGTCGCTCAGGCCCTGCGGTCCGGCGCGAGCGGCTTCCTCGGCAAGGACGTCACCGCCGACGCGCTCCTGGCGGGGATCCGCACGGTGGCCGCCGGCGACTCGCTGCTCTCCCCCGGCGCCACCCGCACCCTGATCACGCGTTTCCTGGCCGCCCCCGGTCTCGGAACCCGCCTGGCCGCGTCGGAGGACCTCGCCGCCCTGACCACCCGGGAGCGCGAGGTGATGACCTGGGTGGCCGAGGGCCATTCCAACGACGAGATCGCCGAGAAGCTGTTCGTCAGCCCGCTGACCGTGCGCACCCATGTGCACCGCGCGATGACCAAACTGGGCGCCCGCGACCGGGCCCAGCTGGTCGTGATGGCCTACCAGACGGGACTGGCGCAGGCCCTGCCGCCCGGTACGGCGTAG
- a CDS encoding TetR/AcrR family transcriptional regulator: MDAREKILEATTALLAEAPVADVSTRAVCEAAGVGAPMLYRIFGDKAGLLAAVVDRGFERYLASKRAARPGKDPVADLKKGWDNHTRFALEHPNHYRLMYSPGLTVPPAAAQEAHALLHAILERCAAAGRLTMPPVLATQVIMSANVGAALSLLTRPEQYPDPRFSARLRDAVIDSLTRPTDPADATGAPASDGQAPVPVAAATLAARLRADVPPAFTPAESALLQQWLEKLSAGRGGSGPTP; the protein is encoded by the coding sequence ATGGATGCGAGGGAGAAGATCCTGGAAGCGACCACCGCGCTGCTGGCCGAGGCGCCGGTGGCCGATGTGTCCACACGGGCCGTGTGCGAGGCGGCCGGCGTCGGGGCGCCGATGCTCTACCGGATCTTCGGCGACAAGGCGGGGCTGCTGGCTGCCGTCGTGGACCGGGGATTCGAGCGGTACCTCGCCTCCAAGCGGGCGGCCCGTCCCGGCAAGGACCCGGTGGCGGACCTGAAGAAGGGCTGGGACAACCACACGCGGTTCGCGCTGGAGCACCCCAACCACTACCGCCTGATGTACTCACCCGGTCTGACCGTCCCACCCGCCGCCGCGCAGGAGGCGCACGCCCTGCTGCACGCGATCCTGGAACGCTGCGCCGCCGCCGGCCGGCTGACCATGCCGCCCGTCCTCGCCACCCAGGTGATCATGTCGGCCAACGTCGGGGCGGCGCTGTCCCTGCTCACCCGGCCCGAGCAGTATCCCGACCCGCGGTTCTCCGCACGGCTGCGCGACGCGGTGATCGACTCGCTGACCCGCCCCACCGACCCGGCCGACGCCACCGGCGCCCCCGCCTCCGACGGGCAGGCCCCGGTCCCCGTCGCCGCCGCCACGCTCGCCGCCCGCCTGCGCGCGGACGTGCCCCCGGCGTTCACCCCGGCGGAGTCGGCCCTGCTCCAGCAGTGGCTGGAGAAGCTGTCCGCCGGTCGGGGCGGGTCGGGCCCGACGCCGTAG
- a CDS encoding SDR family oxidoreductase, which translates to MTTQSSTTPRVALVTGGSRGIGRQITRQLAADGFAVAVGYAGNKEAAEEVVREIEAAGGAAFAAGADVAEEAEVAAVFDLAEARYGGIDAVVHAAGRMPLSPIAELDLAELDSLYRTNIRGTFVVDQQAARRLRPGGALVNFSSSIVGLAFPGYGAYAASKGAVEALTLVLARELRGRDVTVNTVAPGPTATELFLDGKDEETVARLAAQPPLERLGTPEDIASVVSFLVGPAGRWVNGQVLRANGGII; encoded by the coding sequence ATGACCACTCAGTCCTCCACGACCCCGCGCGTGGCGCTCGTGACCGGCGGATCGCGCGGCATCGGACGGCAGATCACCCGGCAGCTCGCCGCCGACGGGTTCGCCGTCGCCGTCGGGTACGCGGGCAACAAGGAAGCCGCCGAGGAGGTCGTGCGCGAGATCGAGGCCGCGGGCGGTGCCGCCTTCGCCGCCGGGGCGGACGTCGCCGAGGAGGCGGAGGTCGCCGCCGTCTTCGATCTCGCGGAGGCCCGGTACGGCGGGATCGACGCCGTGGTGCACGCCGCGGGCCGGATGCCGCTCTCCCCGATCGCGGAGCTCGACCTCGCCGAGCTGGACTCGCTGTACCGCACGAACATCCGCGGCACGTTCGTCGTCGACCAGCAGGCCGCGCGCCGGCTCCGACCGGGCGGCGCGCTCGTCAACTTCTCCAGCTCGATCGTCGGCCTCGCCTTCCCCGGATACGGCGCCTACGCCGCGAGCAAGGGCGCGGTCGAGGCACTGACCCTGGTCCTCGCCCGCGAGCTGCGCGGCCGGGACGTCACGGTGAACACGGTGGCGCCCGGCCCCACGGCCACGGAGCTCTTCCTCGACGGCAAGGACGAGGAGACCGTCGCCCGTCTGGCCGCGCAGCCGCCACTGGAGCGTCTGGGGACCCCCGAGGACATCGCCTCGGTCGTGTCGTTCCTGGTCGGCCCGGCCGGCCGCTGGGTCAACGGCCAGGTGCTGCGCGCCAACGGCGGCATCATCTGA
- a CDS encoding ATP-dependent DNA ligase: protein MNLPLIPPMLATPGTLPPLPQDARWAYETKQDGQRVVLYAAGDGSLVLRARSGEVVTGAYPELLPLGAALGATPAVLDGEVLAPDEQGRADFQLLQSRMGLVQAPGRAARRAAELPVHLVLFDVLHLGQHPLLRLPYVRRRALLEELALTGPHWSTPAALVGHGEQALRATREHGLEGLVCKRLDSVYEPGVRSRAWIKIRNMHSEDVVVGGWLPGKGRLTGLPGAVLVGQRAAGRLRYVGGVGTGWSEAERHRLAALLGAVGSDVCPFDPVPPVPGARWVLPRLVGEVRYSTRTRAGMLRQPSWLRLRPDLAPEESSADLPDDLV, encoded by the coding sequence GTGAACCTCCCGCTGATCCCTCCCATGCTGGCCACGCCGGGCACTCTCCCGCCCCTGCCTCAGGACGCGCGCTGGGCGTACGAGACGAAGCAGGACGGCCAGCGGGTCGTCCTCTACGCCGCCGGCGACGGCAGCCTGGTCCTGCGCGCCCGGTCGGGGGAGGTCGTCACCGGGGCCTACCCCGAACTGCTGCCGCTGGGCGCCGCACTCGGCGCCACCCCGGCCGTCCTCGACGGGGAGGTGCTGGCGCCGGACGAACAAGGGCGTGCCGACTTCCAGTTGCTCCAGTCCCGCATGGGCCTGGTCCAGGCACCCGGCAGGGCGGCTCGCCGGGCGGCCGAACTCCCCGTGCACCTGGTGCTGTTCGACGTCCTGCACCTGGGGCAGCACCCCCTGCTCCGGCTCCCCTACGTCCGACGCCGTGCGCTGCTGGAGGAACTGGCCCTGACCGGCCCCCACTGGTCGACGCCTGCCGCGCTGGTCGGTCACGGCGAGCAGGCCCTGCGCGCCACCCGGGAACACGGTCTGGAGGGCCTGGTCTGCAAGCGGCTGGACTCGGTGTACGAGCCCGGGGTGCGCTCGCGGGCCTGGATCAAGATCCGGAACATGCACAGCGAGGACGTCGTCGTGGGCGGCTGGCTGCCCGGCAAGGGGCGGCTGACCGGTCTGCCGGGCGCCGTCCTGGTCGGCCAGCGCGCCGCCGGGCGCCTGCGCTACGTCGGCGGTGTGGGCACCGGCTGGAGCGAGGCGGAACGGCACCGGCTCGCCGCGCTGCTGGGAGCCGTCGGGAGCGACGTGTGTCCCTTCGACCCCGTGCCTCCGGTACCTGGGGCGCGGTGGGTGCTGCCCCGGCTGGTGGGCGAGGTCCGCTACAGCACCCGCACGCGGGCCGGGATGCTGAGGCAGCCGTCCTGGCTGCGGCTGCGCCCGGACCTCGCACCGGAGGAGTCCTCGGCCGACCTGCCGGACGATCTCGTCTGA
- a CDS encoding NPP1 family protein has product MASPSFKAHRRRWLTGLAGAAALVIAFPTAAFAAPPQALPANAETAEKTYQPAFDYDTDGCYPTPAIGPDGTINGGLNPTGSLSGDCRDASDLDNTNSYSRYKCNNGWCAYMYGLYFEKDQAIAGSSIGGHRHDFEHVVVWVQNGTIQYVSTSNHGSFTVTAASGVRFDGTHAKIVYHKDGASTHCFRLANSNDEPPENHKGTWQYPPLVGWNGYPSGLRDKLSAYDFGSANFGLKDANFANHLSLAKPSGITFDPNA; this is encoded by the coding sequence GTGGCGTCACCGTCGTTCAAGGCACACCGCAGGAGATGGCTCACCGGCCTGGCCGGCGCCGCCGCGCTCGTCATCGCCTTCCCCACCGCCGCCTTCGCGGCCCCGCCGCAGGCTCTGCCGGCCAACGCCGAGACCGCGGAGAAGACGTACCAGCCGGCCTTCGACTACGACACCGACGGGTGCTACCCCACCCCCGCCATCGGACCCGACGGCACGATCAACGGCGGCCTCAACCCGACCGGTTCACTCAGCGGCGACTGCCGTGACGCCTCGGACCTGGACAACACCAACAGCTACTCGCGCTACAAGTGCAACAACGGCTGGTGCGCCTACATGTACGGCCTGTACTTCGAGAAGGACCAGGCCATCGCCGGCAGCAGCATCGGCGGCCACCGGCACGACTTCGAACACGTCGTCGTCTGGGTGCAGAACGGCACGATCCAGTACGTGTCGACGTCCAACCACGGCTCGTTCACCGTCACGGCCGCGTCCGGGGTCCGCTTCGACGGCACCCACGCGAAGATCGTCTACCACAAGGACGGCGCGAGCACGCACTGCTTCCGCCTGGCCAATTCCAATGACGAGCCGCCGGAGAACCACAAGGGAACCTGGCAGTACCCGCCGCTGGTCGGCTGGAACGGCTACCCGTCGGGGCTGCGCGACAAGCTGAGCGCGTACGACTTCGGCAGCGCCAACTTCGGCCTGAAGGACGCCAACTTCGCGAACCACCTGTCGCTGGCGAAGCCCTCGGGGATCACGTTCGACCCGAACGCCTGA
- a CDS encoding questin oxidase family protein — METSSTSGQLEEALERLHASGPERGGWLSNHAPMVVESLAAHGQAGAVHRWVDLYRDKLEDFPDRVAPVTDDNWPSALGDPRRIADWTDHFSRALAERPWRSVLAQWWPRLLPGLYGGATHTVIRVGHAVRALESGENAPRITELAHALGYWAARHQPVTGIAPLPGAPSATASLDAVPAIEAGHMGFRDRLGAVRRLPVWGEDVIDPETARDRLTELVRAATHRYATHGHGEPTMLVHAATAPNAVLRALGSLPRELWAPSLRAAWSASAAVTAMYAPAEPVAYTPPARLTAEEVMERALAHGDEHVIKLTDTALDVGDDRALAAALRSVEMSEPLA, encoded by the coding sequence ATGGAAACGAGCAGCACGAGCGGACAGCTCGAAGAAGCCCTGGAACGCCTGCACGCCTCCGGCCCTGAACGAGGGGGCTGGCTGTCCAACCACGCTCCCATGGTGGTGGAGTCGCTGGCAGCGCACGGGCAGGCGGGCGCGGTGCATCGCTGGGTGGACCTCTACCGGGACAAGCTGGAGGACTTCCCCGACCGCGTCGCCCCCGTCACGGACGACAACTGGCCCTCCGCGCTGGGGGATCCCCGCCGGATCGCCGACTGGACCGACCACTTCTCCCGCGCGCTCGCCGAGCGCCCCTGGCGGAGCGTCCTCGCCCAGTGGTGGCCGCGTCTGCTGCCCGGGCTGTACGGCGGCGCCACGCACACCGTCATCCGCGTCGGGCACGCCGTACGGGCCCTGGAGAGCGGCGAGAACGCCCCGCGGATCACCGAACTCGCCCACGCGCTCGGCTACTGGGCGGCCCGGCACCAGCCCGTGACCGGCATCGCACCGCTCCCCGGCGCGCCGTCGGCCACCGCGTCCCTGGACGCCGTACCCGCGATCGAGGCGGGGCACATGGGATTCCGCGACCGTCTGGGCGCGGTGCGCCGGCTGCCCGTGTGGGGCGAGGACGTCATCGACCCGGAGACCGCCAGGGACCGGCTCACCGAACTCGTCCGTGCCGCGACCCACCGCTACGCCACCCACGGTCACGGCGAGCCGACCATGCTCGTGCACGCGGCCACCGCGCCCAACGCCGTGCTGCGCGCGCTGGGGTCACTGCCCCGGGAGCTGTGGGCGCCGAGTCTGCGGGCGGCCTGGTCGGCGTCCGCGGCGGTGACCGCGATGTACGCGCCCGCGGAGCCGGTGGCGTACACGCCGCCCGCGCGTCTGACGGCCGAGGAGGTCATGGAACGGGCCCTGGCCCACGGCGACGAGCACGTCATCAAACTCACCGACACGGCCCTGGACGTCGGCGACGACCGGGCGCTGGCCGCCGCGCTCCGCTCCGTCGAGATGAGCGAGCCGTTGGCCTGA
- a CDS encoding GNAT family N-acetyltransferase translates to MSDAPLVRRAEPADLPRVAELAALHAQYERAAPPAEDLATRLAALLFGTPADSPAPRLRCLVAQLPGGEIVGYATCAPEVSTWGACEYLHMDCLFLVPGHRGLGVGGLLMDAVLAEARDLGLTEIQWNTPTWNEGAIRFYDRLGAHAKEKLRYSLPVEG, encoded by the coding sequence GTGAGCGACGCTCCCCTCGTCCGCCGCGCCGAGCCCGCCGACCTGCCCCGGGTGGCCGAACTCGCCGCCCTGCACGCGCAGTACGAACGGGCCGCACCGCCCGCCGAGGACCTCGCCACCCGCCTGGCCGCGCTGCTCTTCGGCACTCCGGCAGACAGTCCGGCACCCCGCCTGCGCTGCCTGGTGGCCCAACTGCCCGGCGGCGAGATCGTCGGATACGCCACCTGCGCGCCCGAGGTCTCCACCTGGGGCGCGTGCGAGTACCTGCACATGGACTGCCTGTTCCTGGTCCCCGGCCACCGCGGTCTCGGCGTGGGAGGCCTCCTCATGGACGCGGTGCTCGCCGAGGCCCGCGACCTCGGCCTCACCGAGATCCAGTGGAACACCCCCACGTGGAACGAGGGCGCGATCCGCTTCTACGACCGTCTCGGCGCCCACGCGAAGGAGAAGCTGCGGTACAGCCTCCCGGTGGAGGGCTGA
- the hemC gene encoding hydroxymethylbilane synthase, with the protein MSVPELIRIVSRDSPMALAQVERVRAELAALHPEIRTEVVPVKTTGDKWMGDLSQVEGKGAFTKEVDAALLAGEADLAVHCVKDVPADRPLPAGTTFAAFLERDDIRDALIHPGGLTLDELPAGTRIGTSSVRRIAQLAATHPHLECVPFRGNANRRLEKLAAGEADALLLAVSGLERIDRRDVISEILSPETMMPPIGAGILALQCREGDTEVIDTVSALGHPKTHREATAERMFLHVLQGHCNSPIAGYAHVDRSGELSLRACVFTPDGKTRLNAHEWAGRLDPATLGTSVAVALLRQGAREIIDGIPH; encoded by the coding sequence ATGTCCGTGCCCGAACTGATCCGCATCGTCTCCCGCGACTCGCCCATGGCACTCGCCCAAGTGGAGCGCGTCCGTGCCGAGTTGGCGGCCCTGCACCCGGAGATCCGTACCGAGGTCGTACCGGTGAAGACGACCGGTGACAAGTGGATGGGCGATCTGTCCCAGGTCGAGGGCAAGGGTGCCTTCACCAAGGAGGTCGACGCCGCGCTGCTGGCCGGTGAGGCCGATCTCGCGGTGCACTGCGTCAAGGACGTGCCCGCCGACCGGCCGCTCCCGGCGGGCACGACGTTCGCCGCGTTCCTGGAGCGGGACGACATCCGCGACGCCCTGATCCATCCGGGCGGGCTCACCCTGGACGAGCTGCCGGCGGGGACCCGTATCGGCACCTCCTCGGTGCGCCGGATCGCCCAGCTGGCCGCCACCCACCCTCACCTGGAGTGCGTGCCCTTCCGCGGCAACGCCAACCGGCGGCTGGAGAAGCTGGCGGCCGGCGAGGCGGACGCGCTGCTGCTCGCCGTGTCCGGCCTGGAGCGCATCGACCGGCGTGACGTGATCAGCGAGATCCTCTCCCCCGAGACGATGATGCCGCCCATCGGCGCGGGCATCCTGGCGCTCCAGTGCCGCGAGGGCGACACCGAGGTCATCGACACGGTCAGCGCGCTCGGCCACCCCAAGACCCATCGCGAGGCGACCGCGGAGCGCATGTTCCTGCACGTCCTCCAGGGCCACTGCAACAGCCCGATCGCGGGCTACGCGCACGTGGACCGCAGCGGCGAACTGTCCCTGCGCGCCTGCGTCTTCACCCCCGACGGCAAGACCCGTCTCAACGCCCACGAGTGGGCGGGCCGCCTCGACCCGGCCACACTCGGCACATCGGTCGCCGTGGCGCTGCTGCGCCAGGGCGCGCGCGAGATCATCGACGGGATCCCGCACTAG
- a CDS encoding ABC transporter permease, whose protein sequence is MSEAPAAPQAASADRAREQRTNLLVQPPRPRAGWRLLPARVVAMCAVELQKLRHDRTELYTRAVQPALWLLIFGQTFTRIKAIPTEGIPYVDYLAPGIIAQSAMFIAIFYGIQIIWERDAGILNKLLVTPTPRSALITGKAFAAGVKSLIQAVVVIVIAALLGVALTWNPLKLLAVAGIVILGSAFFSCLSMTIAGIVLSRDRLMGIGQAITMPLFFGSNALYPLSVMPDWLRTVSKVNPLSYQVDALRGLLLGTPAHLALDFAVLFVAAALGIAAASRLLGRLAR, encoded by the coding sequence ATGTCCGAAGCACCCGCCGCACCGCAGGCCGCGTCGGCTGACCGCGCCCGCGAGCAGCGCACGAACCTCCTCGTGCAGCCGCCCCGACCGCGCGCGGGCTGGCGGCTGCTCCCCGCCCGGGTCGTGGCCATGTGCGCCGTCGAACTCCAGAAGCTGCGCCACGACCGCACCGAGTTGTACACCCGCGCCGTCCAACCGGCCCTGTGGCTGCTGATCTTCGGCCAGACCTTCACCCGCATCAAGGCGATCCCCACCGAGGGCATCCCCTACGTCGACTATCTGGCCCCCGGAATCATCGCCCAGTCCGCGATGTTCATCGCCATCTTCTACGGCATCCAGATCATCTGGGAGCGGGACGCCGGCATCCTCAACAAGCTGCTGGTCACGCCGACTCCGCGCTCGGCGCTCATCACCGGCAAGGCGTTCGCGGCCGGAGTGAAGTCACTGATCCAGGCCGTCGTCGTGATCGTGATCGCCGCGCTCCTCGGTGTGGCCCTGACCTGGAACCCGCTCAAACTCCTCGCCGTCGCGGGGATCGTGATCCTCGGATCGGCCTTCTTCTCCTGCCTGTCGATGACCATCGCCGGCATCGTGCTCAGCCGGGACCGCCTGATGGGCATCGGCCAGGCCATCACCATGCCGCTGTTCTTCGGCTCCAACGCCCTCTACCCGCTGTCCGTCATGCCGGACTGGCTCCGGACGGTCAGCAAGGTGAACCCGCTCAGCTATCAGGTCGACGCCCTGCGCGGGCTGCTCCTGGGCACGCCCGCGCACCTGGCACTGGACTTCGCGGTGCTGTTCGTGGCGGCCGCGCTGGGCATCGCCGCGGCCTCTCGTCTCCTGGGCCGGCTGGCGCGTTGA